In the Kribbella sp. NBC_00482 genome, one interval contains:
- a CDS encoding cupin domain-containing protein, which translates to MSFNEPLQEILLQTDDLEWVEKSLDGLSHKMLWRDPVTEASIALVRFEKGSGIPSEHKHASNQFMFCLSGRYVYLPTGTTLTKGSFYWNPKGVVHGPTRAEETSVLLEVYDGPHYPERPDFYDNDEDAR; encoded by the coding sequence ATGAGCTTCAACGAACCGCTGCAAGAGATCCTGCTGCAGACGGACGACCTGGAGTGGGTGGAGAAGTCGCTGGACGGCCTGTCCCACAAGATGCTGTGGCGTGATCCGGTAACCGAGGCATCGATCGCCCTGGTGCGGTTCGAGAAGGGCTCGGGCATCCCGTCGGAGCACAAGCACGCGTCGAACCAGTTCATGTTCTGCCTGTCCGGCCGGTACGTTTACCTGCCGACGGGGACGACGCTGACCAAGGGCAGCTTCTACTGGAACCCGAAGGGCGTCGTACACGGTCCGACGCGGGCAGAGGAGACCTCTGTCCTGCTGGAGGTGTACGACGGTCCGCACTATCCGGAGCGTCCGGACTTCTACGACAACGACGAGGACGCCCGCTGA
- a CDS encoding fumarylacetoacetate hydrolase family protein encodes MKYVMVEYAGSERPGVLDGETVLLLDATDLTEVIAGPAEVVDKIPYSQEILRAPLRRFRRDILCTGWNYWDHFEESKGKREGQDVDRPEHPTFFTKGPDVVIGPYDDIAWDPAISAKWDYEAEVALVIGKTGKNIPVDEALDHVWGYTLANDVSQRDLQRAHGGQWLKGKSIDDTMPLGPWIVTADEVGDPQDIHLQCLVNDEVRQDASTRQMAFDVATLISELSFGMTLRPGDLLLTGTPAGIGNAREPQVFLQDGDVVVTRSDKLGSLRNRVTRA; translated from the coding sequence ATGAAGTACGTGATGGTGGAGTACGCCGGGAGCGAGCGGCCCGGCGTACTCGACGGCGAGACGGTTCTGTTGCTCGATGCAACGGATCTGACCGAGGTGATCGCCGGTCCGGCCGAGGTGGTGGACAAGATCCCTTACAGCCAAGAGATCCTGCGGGCGCCGCTGCGGCGGTTCCGGCGCGACATCCTGTGCACCGGGTGGAACTACTGGGACCACTTCGAGGAGAGCAAGGGCAAGCGCGAGGGCCAGGACGTGGACCGGCCCGAGCACCCGACGTTCTTCACCAAGGGTCCGGACGTGGTGATCGGGCCGTACGACGACATCGCCTGGGACCCGGCGATCTCCGCCAAGTGGGACTACGAGGCCGAGGTCGCGCTGGTGATCGGCAAGACCGGCAAGAACATCCCGGTCGACGAGGCGCTCGACCACGTCTGGGGCTACACGCTCGCCAACGACGTGTCGCAGCGGGACCTGCAGCGTGCGCACGGCGGGCAGTGGCTGAAGGGCAAGAGCATCGACGACACGATGCCGCTCGGTCCGTGGATCGTCACCGCCGACGAGGTGGGCGACCCGCAGGACATTCACCTGCAATGCCTGGTGAACGACGAGGTACGGCAGGACGCGTCGACGCGGCAGATGGCGTTCGACGTCGCCACGCTGATCAGTGAGCTGTCGTTCGGTATGACGTTGCGCCCGGGCGACCTGCTGCTCACCGGTACGCCGGCCGGCATCGGGAACGCCCGCGAGCCGCAGGTGTTCCTGCAGGACGGCGACGTTGTCGTCACCCGCTCCGACAAGCTCGGCTCGTTGCGTAACAGGGTGACTCGCGCATGA
- a CDS encoding amidohydrolase family protein, whose amino-acid sequence MAGWDVHTHLIPPTVLAAAHRGEFGLSVDSGSLVVDGERLPLRRLADPTALLHWISSQDLDGAVVSVPPALFRYDASIEWTELVNQGLRELATPQLRVLAHLPLFDPAAPSVAAGLASEGVFSGFALGTPSYAGLDPVWRVLDALEAFTLIHPGHSDDKRLDSFYLSNLLGNPYETGLAAASLVFADVPGRFPGIRFCLCHGGGVTAAVAGRWQRGIDQDRPGIQPVSLPVAEALRRFYVDDLVHDDAVLELLTKTFGPERVLAGSDWPFPMGSDEVSTVRASDRSAAAEVLTRPLAKEVAEW is encoded by the coding sequence ATGGCCGGTTGGGACGTCCACACGCACCTGATCCCGCCGACTGTGCTGGCGGCGGCGCATCGGGGTGAGTTCGGGCTGTCCGTCGACAGCGGTTCGCTGGTCGTCGACGGGGAGCGGCTGCCGCTGCGCCGGCTCGCCGACCCGACTGCACTGCTGCACTGGATCTCGTCACAGGACCTGGACGGTGCTGTGGTGTCAGTGCCGCCGGCTCTCTTCCGGTACGACGCCAGCATCGAGTGGACCGAGCTGGTGAACCAGGGCCTCCGGGAGCTCGCCACACCACAGCTGCGCGTGCTGGCGCACCTGCCGCTGTTCGACCCGGCAGCACCCTCTGTAGCGGCCGGACTGGCCAGTGAGGGCGTCTTCAGCGGCTTTGCCCTCGGTACGCCGAGTTACGCCGGGCTGGATCCGGTGTGGCGGGTGCTGGACGCGCTGGAGGCGTTCACGCTGATTCACCCGGGACACAGTGACGACAAGCGGCTTGATTCGTTTTACCTGTCGAACCTGTTGGGGAATCCGTACGAGACCGGACTGGCGGCGGCTTCGCTCGTCTTCGCGGACGTGCCGGGGCGGTTCCCGGGAATCCGGTTCTGTCTGTGCCATGGGGGTGGTGTGACGGCGGCCGTCGCCGGACGGTGGCAGCGCGGAATCGACCAGGACCGCCCGGGGATCCAGCCGGTGTCCTTGCCGGTGGCCGAGGCCCTGCGCCGCTTCTACGTCGACGATCTGGTCCACGACGACGCCGTACTGGAGCTGCTGACGAAGACGTTCGGGCCCGAGCGGGTGCTGGCCGGGAGCGACTGGCCGTTCCCGATGGGCAGCGACGAGGTGTCCACAGTGCGAGCCTCAGATCGGTCCGCCGCGGCCGAGGTGCTGACCCGGCCGCTGGCGAAGGAGGTCGCCGAGTGGTGA
- a CDS encoding FAD-dependent monooxygenase, with product MTEQLPVAVVGAGPIGLTAALGLAHYGIPYVLLEEDAVLSSDTKAGTTLSRTLEIWNRYGAVDGILGAALRIDEIGDIDRATNTPRASVQLAELVNDTQFPFVINLPQQKMEPLLAAALPEPVRTQHRMTSFEVRDDRVVLQLETPDGPQELEASYLLACDGGRSRIRDALGVKVVGETLPERYMLIDVVVDLDVDNARDYPYLAYFADKSEWMVLIRQPDNWRFLFPLAPGADAPGDEDLLVKVKQFIGEVDRIELMGSVVYNVHHRVAEQWTADRKVFLMGDAAHLITPMWALGLNTGALDASNLPWRLAWVLRGWADPSLLDGYEREQRPVAIEGSGEMAEAARKYMSFQRGAVTEDTGAWATAYNRTLLSVRLDVEGVGDWSMVATSAAPPAVRAGDRAPDLVLQSPTGRTTIHDLCRDSFVALYFTDVRRRPEIPVNESPALQHYAVSRWDAPHDSGLRDRALFDPGSVATKRYGVPANSVVLLRPDGHIAAVAPMGTGVAEELYTRVTGREVP from the coding sequence GTGACTGAACAGCTGCCTGTTGCCGTGGTGGGTGCAGGACCGATCGGTCTGACCGCCGCGCTCGGTCTCGCGCACTACGGCATCCCGTACGTGCTGCTGGAGGAGGACGCGGTCCTGTCGTCCGACACCAAGGCCGGTACGACACTCAGCCGGACACTGGAGATCTGGAACCGGTACGGCGCGGTCGACGGCATCCTCGGTGCCGCGCTGCGGATCGACGAGATCGGCGACATCGACCGGGCCACCAACACTCCGCGCGCCTCGGTGCAGCTGGCCGAACTGGTGAACGACACCCAGTTCCCGTTCGTCATCAACCTGCCGCAGCAGAAGATGGAGCCGCTGCTGGCGGCAGCTCTTCCGGAGCCGGTGCGGACGCAGCACCGGATGACGTCGTTCGAGGTCCGCGACGATCGCGTCGTACTGCAGCTGGAGACCCCGGACGGTCCGCAGGAGCTGGAAGCGTCGTACCTGCTGGCCTGTGACGGTGGGCGTTCGCGGATCCGCGATGCGCTCGGTGTGAAGGTGGTGGGGGAGACCCTGCCCGAGCGGTACATGCTGATCGACGTCGTGGTGGACCTGGACGTCGACAACGCCAGGGACTACCCGTACCTCGCGTACTTCGCGGACAAGTCCGAGTGGATGGTGCTGATCCGGCAGCCGGACAACTGGCGGTTCCTGTTCCCGCTGGCGCCTGGTGCCGACGCGCCGGGTGACGAGGACCTGCTGGTGAAGGTGAAGCAGTTCATCGGTGAGGTGGACCGGATCGAGCTGATGGGCTCGGTGGTCTACAACGTGCACCACCGGGTCGCGGAGCAGTGGACTGCCGATCGCAAGGTCTTCCTGATGGGAGATGCGGCGCACCTGATCACGCCGATGTGGGCGCTCGGTCTGAACACGGGTGCGTTGGACGCGTCCAACCTGCCGTGGCGGCTGGCCTGGGTACTGCGTGGCTGGGCTGACCCGTCGTTGCTGGACGGCTACGAGCGGGAGCAGCGGCCGGTGGCGATCGAGGGCTCGGGCGAGATGGCGGAGGCGGCCCGCAAGTACATGTCCTTCCAGCGCGGTGCTGTCACCGAGGACACGGGCGCATGGGCCACGGCGTACAACCGGACGCTGCTGAGCGTGCGGCTGGACGTCGAGGGTGTGGGCGACTGGTCGATGGTGGCTACGTCCGCTGCGCCGCCTGCCGTACGGGCGGGGGACCGGGCGCCGGACCTGGTGCTGCAGAGCCCGACCGGTCGTACGACGATCCACGACCTGTGTCGCGACTCGTTCGTGGCGCTGTACTTCACCGACGTACGGCGCCGGCCGGAGATCCCGGTGAACGAGTCGCCCGCGTTGCAGCACTACGCGGTGTCCCGGTGGGACGCTCCGCATGACTCCGGTCTGCGCGACAGAGCACTGTTCGATCCGGGCAGCGTCGCCACCAAGCGGTACGGCGTACCGGCGAACAGCGTCGTACTGCTCAGGCCGGACGGCCACATCGCTGCGGTTGCCCCGATGGGTACAGGTGTGGCGGAGGAGCTCTACACGCGGGTCACAGGTCGGGAGGTGCCATGA
- a CDS encoding SDR family NAD(P)-dependent oxidoreductase, with product MKVRFDATGEVVVVTGGAQGIGAALAGAVNAAGGTAVVFDVTAPAHGVEHVKVDVADRPAVEAAVAGVLERYGRIDGLVAGAAVQPRSSVLEMDPAEWTRTLQVNLDGVVWACQAVVPHMVARQSGSVVVFTSGMASTGFAGAAAYAASKAALVAFAKTLAVEVAGDRVRVNVVAPGVVDTEQFRSANAGADREHWQDTIGIGDPEDVVGPLLFLLSDAAAMTGSVLTRERAFAKLTSFVE from the coding sequence ATGAAGGTGCGCTTCGATGCGACCGGTGAGGTCGTGGTGGTCACAGGTGGCGCCCAGGGCATCGGTGCGGCGCTGGCCGGCGCAGTGAACGCTGCCGGCGGTACGGCGGTGGTCTTCGACGTCACTGCACCGGCCCACGGCGTCGAGCACGTCAAGGTGGACGTGGCAGACCGGCCCGCGGTCGAGGCTGCAGTAGCGGGTGTCCTGGAGCGGTACGGGCGTATCGACGGTCTGGTCGCCGGTGCGGCGGTGCAGCCGCGTTCGTCGGTGCTGGAGATGGACCCGGCCGAGTGGACCCGGACGTTGCAGGTAAACCTGGACGGTGTGGTCTGGGCGTGTCAGGCCGTCGTTCCGCACATGGTGGCGCGGCAGTCCGGTTCGGTGGTGGTGTTCACGTCCGGGATGGCGTCGACCGGGTTTGCGGGCGCTGCGGCGTACGCGGCGAGCAAGGCGGCGCTGGTGGCGTTCGCCAAGACGCTGGCGGTGGAGGTGGCCGGCGACCGGGTCCGGGTGAACGTCGTCGCGCCGGGTGTCGTCGACACCGAGCAGTTCCGCAGTGCGAACGCCGGTGCGGACCGGGAGCACTGGCAAGACACCATAGGTATCGGCGACCCCGAGGACGTGGTCGGCCCGTTGCTGTTCCTGCTGTCCGACGCGGCGGCGATGACCGGGTCCGTGCTGACCCGGGAACGTGCCTTTGCCAAGCTCACGAGCTTTGTGGAGTAG
- a CDS encoding Ldh family oxidoreductase, which translates to MTAQASDADRRVLVRPEWLEATVAGVFTALGFDSADATEIATALVDADLRGVSSHGVMLVPMYVERLNAGGVSRERELDILFDAGAAMVVDARGGMGQLSSPQAMRHAIERAGRYGIGIVSVRNAHHFGAASRWAMQAGQAGCIGIAMSNTTPLMPAPGGAERLVGNNPLAIAVPTTAGVEIVLDMALSAVALGKIRLASSAGRPIPDTWATDSSGTPTTDPDEAVLGMLLPAAGHKGFGLAMMIDVLTGVLSGGGWGDQVRPLYREPDRPNDCAHLFLAIDPELMGGVEDFKRRSSGLAARVRGSATAPGVNRLYLPGEIEAERAAQQRRNGVRIERSGLDGLLAAARAVGAVVPSGGVLS; encoded by the coding sequence GTTCGGCCCGAGTGGCTGGAGGCGACCGTGGCGGGCGTGTTCACGGCGCTCGGGTTCGACTCCGCGGACGCGACCGAGATCGCCACGGCGCTCGTCGACGCCGACCTGCGCGGTGTCAGCTCGCACGGCGTGATGCTGGTCCCGATGTACGTCGAACGCCTGAACGCCGGCGGCGTGAGCCGGGAACGCGAGCTCGACATCCTGTTCGACGCCGGTGCCGCGATGGTGGTGGACGCCCGCGGCGGGATGGGCCAGCTGTCCAGCCCGCAGGCGATGCGGCACGCGATCGAGCGCGCCGGCCGGTACGGGATCGGCATCGTCTCGGTGCGCAACGCCCATCACTTCGGCGCGGCCAGCCGCTGGGCCATGCAAGCCGGCCAGGCGGGGTGTATCGGTATCGCAATGTCGAACACCACGCCGCTGATGCCCGCTCCGGGCGGCGCCGAGCGGCTGGTCGGCAACAATCCTCTCGCCATCGCAGTGCCGACCACGGCCGGCGTGGAGATCGTTCTGGACATGGCGTTGTCGGCTGTTGCCCTGGGCAAGATCCGGCTCGCGTCCTCGGCCGGGCGGCCGATCCCGGACACCTGGGCCACCGACTCCTCGGGCACGCCGACCACGGACCCGGACGAGGCGGTGCTCGGCATGCTGCTGCCGGCCGCGGGTCACAAGGGTTTCGGACTGGCGATGATGATCGACGTGCTCACCGGCGTCCTGAGTGGCGGCGGGTGGGGCGACCAGGTCCGCCCGCTGTACCGGGAGCCTGACCGGCCGAACGACTGCGCGCACCTGTTCCTGGCGATCGACCCCGAACTGATGGGCGGCGTGGAGGACTTCAAACGCCGCTCGTCCGGGCTGGCCGCCCGCGTCCGGGGGAGTGCGACGGCGCCGGGGGTGAACCGGCTGTACCTGCCGGGTGAGATCGAGGCCGAGCGCGCGGCGCAGCAGCGACGCAACGGCGTACGGATCGAGAGGTCGGGACTGGACGGGCTGCTGGCGGCCGCACGCGCGGTCGGCGCCGTCGTCCCGTCGGGAGGGGTGTTGAGCTGA
- a CDS encoding GntR family transcriptional regulator yields MIRRLELTPGGPTGRRTLAEEAAAELHELILSGELPSGTALRLEELAKRLDMSQMPIREGLRRMAALGLVEIVPHKGAWVRELSMEDLRDTHETRLSLESLAVRAAATRFSDSDAAAARTALAEHVRLSKLGDNIASRQAHTEFHFAIYRSGGSRWLPRAIEPVWQNSERYRFGSRQTKARIEQTRREHQAILDACLAHDEEGAEAALREHLEGAMQRITQTMERRSKQ; encoded by the coding sequence ATGATCCGACGACTCGAGCTCACGCCTGGGGGACCGACCGGGCGTCGTACGCTCGCCGAGGAAGCTGCCGCCGAGCTGCACGAGCTCATCCTGTCCGGCGAACTTCCCAGCGGTACGGCGCTCCGGCTGGAGGAGCTCGCCAAGCGACTGGACATGAGCCAGATGCCGATCCGGGAAGGGCTCCGGCGGATGGCGGCGCTCGGACTGGTCGAGATCGTCCCGCACAAGGGCGCCTGGGTGCGTGAGCTGTCGATGGAGGACCTGCGCGACACCCACGAGACCCGGCTGTCGCTGGAGTCGCTGGCAGTCCGTGCGGCCGCGACGCGGTTCTCCGACTCGGACGCGGCGGCCGCCCGGACCGCACTGGCCGAGCATGTCCGGTTGTCGAAGCTGGGCGACAACATCGCGTCCCGGCAGGCGCACACCGAGTTCCACTTCGCGATCTACCGCTCCGGCGGCTCGCGGTGGCTGCCGCGGGCGATCGAGCCGGTCTGGCAGAACAGCGAGCGCTACCGGTTCGGTTCGCGGCAGACCAAGGCCCGGATCGAGCAGACCCGTCGCGAGCACCAGGCGATCCTCGACGCGTGCCTGGCGCACGACGAGGAGGGTGCGGAGGCAGCGCTGCGCGAGCACCTCGAAGGCGCCATGCAGCGCATCACCCAGACGATGGAGCGTCGCTCCAAGCAGTGA
- a CDS encoding zinc-binding alcohol dehydrogenase family protein yields MSTRGTVLRSRGPGEQPKAEEVELTAGPGETLVEMRLAAVTPLDRSTLAGKQPTMPFVPGSEGVGVVVSSDVAEEGASVVVRGAGVGVTRDGVWGRYAVVPDAAVHRLPSSLEPGTALALMTPALTAHTAVRRVADVQEGETVVVTGVTGLIGHMCAAIARSAGASRVIGLVSLDDRADGASGLVDQLVRVDGLGQVGRELPWCDAVIDTMGGPVAGGVLGHISPGGRIAVLGYKAGEFTTIDLHQLIGRDLRVLPVNLQRTTLAPDAVGQALAGIAGVSWRADYDVVPAERIGDVLDRQAGRILLDLTGL; encoded by the coding sequence GTGAGTACACGGGGGACTGTCCTGCGCAGTCGTGGACCGGGTGAGCAGCCGAAGGCCGAAGAGGTCGAGCTGACCGCCGGTCCGGGTGAGACGTTGGTGGAGATGCGGCTGGCCGCGGTGACTCCACTGGACCGGTCGACACTGGCCGGAAAGCAGCCGACCATGCCGTTCGTGCCTGGCTCCGAAGGAGTGGGCGTGGTGGTGAGCTCGGACGTCGCCGAGGAAGGTGCCTCGGTGGTGGTCCGTGGCGCGGGCGTCGGCGTGACACGGGACGGCGTCTGGGGCCGGTACGCCGTCGTGCCGGATGCCGCCGTACATCGGCTGCCGTCGTCGCTGGAGCCCGGTACGGCGCTCGCGTTGATGACGCCGGCGTTGACCGCGCACACCGCCGTACGACGGGTCGCCGACGTACAAGAGGGCGAGACGGTCGTGGTCACCGGCGTGACCGGTCTGATCGGGCACATGTGCGCTGCGATCGCACGGTCGGCCGGTGCATCCCGGGTGATCGGTCTGGTGTCGCTGGACGACCGCGCCGACGGTGCGTCCGGACTGGTGGATCAGCTCGTCCGTGTGGACGGTCTGGGACAGGTGGGCCGGGAGTTGCCGTGGTGCGACGCAGTCATCGACACCATGGGCGGTCCGGTGGCCGGTGGGGTGCTCGGACACATCTCTCCGGGCGGACGGATCGCCGTACTCGGCTACAAGGCCGGTGAGTTCACCACGATCGACCTGCACCAGCTGATCGGCCGGGACCTACGGGTACTGCCGGTGAACCTGCAGCGGACCACGTTGGCACCGGATGCGGTCGGCCAGGCGCTGGCCGGTATTGCAGGAGTGTCCTGGCGAGCGGACTATGACGTCGTACCGGCAGAGCGGATCGGCGACGTGCTGGACCGGCAAGCGGGCCGGATTCTTCTCGACCTGACGGGTCTCTGA
- a CDS encoding GntR family transcriptional regulator — MSGPLELLPGGGKGGRRTLAEHAAAELHQLILSGELPSGTPLRLVELASRLEMSQMPVREGLRRLEALGLVEIIPHRGAWVRDLSLSDLRDTHETRLALESLAVRAAAAHFTEEDLTKAAAALAEHLRLSRAQDSAGAREAHADFHFAIYRASGSQWLPRAIEPVWQNSERYRFGSRPTAFLIERSRQEHQAILDACVAKDPDAAEQALRSHLAGAFQRITDTMTSKQKETP, encoded by the coding sequence ATGAGCGGGCCTTTGGAGTTGTTGCCAGGTGGCGGCAAGGGTGGTCGCCGTACGCTCGCCGAACACGCGGCCGCAGAGCTGCACCAGCTGATCCTGTCCGGCGAGTTACCCAGTGGTACGCCTCTTCGCCTGGTGGAGCTGGCCAGTCGGCTCGAGATGAGCCAGATGCCTGTGCGTGAAGGCCTTCGCCGGCTCGAGGCACTGGGCCTGGTCGAGATCATTCCGCACCGTGGTGCGTGGGTACGCGACCTGTCGCTGTCGGACCTGCGAGACACGCACGAGACGCGGCTGGCGTTGGAGAGTCTCGCAGTACGCGCGGCTGCGGCCCACTTCACCGAAGAGGACCTGACGAAGGCAGCCGCCGCACTGGCCGAGCACCTCCGGTTGTCACGGGCGCAGGACTCTGCGGGTGCCCGTGAGGCGCATGCGGACTTCCACTTCGCGATCTACCGCGCGAGTGGCTCGCAGTGGTTGCCGCGAGCAATCGAGCCGGTCTGGCAGAACAGCGAGCGGTACCGGTTCGGTAGTCGTCCTACTGCGTTCCTGATCGAGCGGAGCCGGCAGGAGCACCAGGCGATCCTGGATGCGTGCGTGGCAAAGGATCCGGACGCGGCCGAGCAGGCGTTGCGCAGCCACCTTGCTGGTGCCTTCCAGCGGATCACAGACACCATGACGTCGAAGCAGAAGGAGACGCCATGA
- a CDS encoding RidA family protein, producing MPKTQVSTDALRSPNGVFSQATTIEATGRLVFVSGMTARRPDGGIAGVGDVREQTRQVCENVKSAVEAAGGTLADVCRVDVYVRNMEDFAKIHEIRAQYFTEPLPASTMVEVSKLAHPDYLIEINAIAVVA from the coding sequence ATGCCGAAGACGCAGGTTTCCACCGATGCGCTGCGGAGCCCGAACGGGGTGTTCTCGCAGGCGACCACGATCGAGGCGACCGGGCGGCTGGTGTTCGTCTCCGGGATGACCGCACGCCGTCCGGACGGCGGCATCGCCGGCGTCGGGGACGTCCGGGAGCAGACCCGGCAGGTCTGCGAGAACGTGAAGTCGGCGGTCGAGGCGGCCGGCGGCACCCTCGCGGACGTCTGCCGGGTGGATGTCTACGTGCGCAACATGGAGGACTTCGCCAAGATCCACGAGATCCGCGCGCAGTACTTCACCGAGCCGCTGCCGGCCTCGACGATGGTCGAGGTCAGCAAGCTCGCGCACCCGGACTATCTGATCGAGATCAACGCGATCGCCGTGGTCGCATGA